Proteins encoded within one genomic window of Bacillus sp. SM2101:
- a CDS encoding spore germination protein, whose translation MDMRTKVTPVSENIAENIQFLRKELGVEKSFDVIHLDVEYAKRDMALFLIDGFAKDDILHYLMKILSELTEEQLEKDVLQKLLKTYIPYVEVEKTDNLETVVDAVLAGPTALVVDGIEHVIIIDARTYPVRGPEEPDIERVVRGARDGYVETIVFNTALTRRRIRDRTLRMEYMQVGRRSKTDICICYLEDIADTGLVEDIKQSLNKIDTDGIPMAEKTIEEFISGRHWNPYPLVRYTERPDTAAAHIYEGHVIIIVDGSPSVIITPTTFWHHLQHAEEYRNKPIVGAYLRLVRFVAIWASLFLLPLWYLFASHPELLPEGLEYLAPKDVGEIPLLLQIVLIEIGMDMLRMASIHTPSSLATALGLVAAILIGQVAIEVGIFINEVVLYFAVVAVGTFATPSYEMSMANRLIRIAILLFTATFGLAGFVISITIWLVMLARMKSFHTPYLWPFLPFSYRAFRDVLVRAPIPLKNRRPTILHPKDPDR comes from the coding sequence ATGGATATGAGAACTAAAGTAACACCTGTTTCAGAAAACATAGCTGAAAATATACAATTTTTACGCAAGGAATTGGGTGTTGAGAAGAGCTTTGATGTTATTCATTTAGACGTTGAATATGCTAAAAGAGATATGGCCTTATTTTTAATTGATGGATTTGCTAAAGATGATATACTCCATTATTTGATGAAAATCTTATCCGAGTTAACAGAAGAACAACTTGAAAAAGATGTATTGCAAAAGCTTCTAAAAACTTATATTCCTTATGTGGAGGTTGAAAAGACAGATAATTTAGAGACTGTAGTAGATGCTGTGTTGGCAGGGCCTACAGCATTAGTCGTTGATGGTATTGAACATGTCATTATCATTGATGCGAGAACATATCCTGTCAGGGGTCCAGAGGAACCAGATATTGAACGTGTTGTTCGAGGTGCAAGGGATGGTTACGTTGAAACAATAGTCTTTAATACTGCATTAACAAGGAGACGAATACGTGACCGAACATTACGTATGGAGTATATGCAAGTTGGTAGACGGTCAAAAACAGATATATGTATTTGTTATTTAGAGGATATCGCGGACACAGGACTAGTAGAAGATATAAAGCAGTCATTAAATAAAATAGATACAGATGGTATACCTATGGCAGAAAAAACAATTGAGGAATTTATTTCAGGTAGACATTGGAACCCTTATCCGTTAGTTAGATACACGGAAAGACCTGACACCGCAGCAGCTCATATTTATGAAGGACATGTCATTATTATTGTCGATGGTTCTCCTAGCGTAATAATTACGCCTACAACATTTTGGCATCACTTACAGCATGCAGAGGAATATCGAAATAAACCAATTGTAGGAGCGTATTTGCGTCTTGTGCGTTTTGTAGCAATTTGGGCATCGCTCTTTCTTTTACCATTGTGGTATTTATTTGCAAGCCATCCTGAATTATTACCAGAAGGACTGGAATATTTAGCTCCAAAGGATGTAGGAGAAATTCCGTTATTATTACAGATTGTGCTAATAGAAATAGGTATGGATATGTTAAGGATGGCATCTATACATACTCCATCTTCATTAGCAACTGCGCTAGGCTTAGTTGCAGCTATTTTAATTGGTCAGGTTGCAATCGAAGTGGGTATATTTATTAATGAAGTTGTTCTTTATTTTGCTGTTGTAGCTGTTGGAACTTTCGCCACACCTAGCTATGAAATGAGTATGGCAAATAGGTTAATAAGAATTGCAATCTTATTATTTACTGCCACTTTTGGTCTAGCAGGCTTTGTTATTAGTATTACGATATGGCTAGTGATGCTAGCACGTATGAAATCATTCCACACACCTTATTTGTGGCCATTTTTACCTTTCTCTTATCGAGCTTTCAGAGATGTATTAGTTCGTGCGCCGATACCATTGAAAAACAGGAGACCTACAATTTTACATCCAAAAGATCCAGATCGCTAG
- a CDS encoding YqgQ family protein, translating to MRTLYDVQQLLKKYGTIIYIGDRIADLELMESELKELYQSQLVDVKDYQMALLLLRQEVQRLKDGA from the coding sequence ATGAGGACATTGTATGACGTTCAACAATTATTAAAAAAATATGGTACAATAATATACATTGGTGATAGAATTGCCGATCTTGAATTAATGGAATCTGAATTAAAAGAGCTATATCAATCACAGCTTGTAGATGTAAAGGACTACCAGATGGCACTACTGTTACTTCGTCAAGAAGTTCAACGTTTGAAAGACGGGGCATAA
- a CDS encoding ROK family glucokinase, translating to MDNKWYVGVDIGGTTVKLAFVDNEGNIIEKWEIATDISDNGEHIVNHIAQAIDNKLAQLQKSRKDLIGIGVGAPGPVNTATGVVYVAGNLGWENYSLKSHLEAITDLPVIVDNDANNAAAGEMWKGAGGGAEDLICVTLGTGVGGGIIANGELVHGINGAGGEIGHITSVLENGALCSCGKKGCIETIASATGIVRVAKEKLQQTTVPSKLREFSEQQGQISAKLVFDTAKEGDQLALEVIDYMAFHLGFVLASLANGLNPKKIIIGGGVSHAGAILVDKVTEQFNQFLFPRVAQGVSISLATLGNDAGVIGAAWLVKKNV from the coding sequence ATGGATAATAAATGGTATGTTGGCGTAGATATTGGAGGAACAACAGTAAAGTTAGCCTTTGTTGATAATGAAGGGAATATTATTGAAAAATGGGAAATTGCTACAGATATTTCTGACAATGGAGAACATATAGTAAACCATATAGCGCAGGCTATAGATAATAAACTAGCACAGCTACAAAAATCTCGAAAAGATTTAATTGGAATTGGTGTAGGTGCTCCTGGTCCAGTAAATACAGCAACAGGTGTTGTATACGTAGCTGGAAATTTAGGCTGGGAAAATTATTCTCTAAAAAGTCACTTGGAAGCGATAACAGACCTTCCCGTTATTGTCGATAATGATGCAAATAATGCTGCTGCTGGTGAAATGTGGAAGGGAGCAGGAGGAGGAGCTGAAGACTTAATTTGTGTTACGTTAGGAACTGGAGTTGGAGGAGGTATTATTGCTAATGGTGAACTCGTCCACGGTATAAATGGTGCAGGTGGAGAAATTGGTCATATTACTTCTGTACTAGAAAATGGTGCTTTATGTAGCTGTGGAAAAAAAGGGTGTATTGAAACAATTGCTTCTGCAACTGGAATCGTTCGCGTAGCTAAGGAAAAACTTCAACAAACAACCGTTCCTAGTAAATTAAGAGAGTTTTCAGAACAGCAAGGACAAATTTCAGCAAAACTAGTTTTTGATACGGCAAAAGAAGGAGATCAATTGGCACTTGAAGTAATTGATTATATGGCCTTTCATCTAGGATTTGTTTTAGCTAGTTTAGCAAATGGTTTAAACCCTAAAAAAATAATTATTGGCGGCGGTGTATCACACGCAGGCGCAATTTTAGTGGATAAAGTAACTGAACAATTCAATCAATTTCTTTTTCCAAGGGTAGCACAAGGTGTATCTATTTCTTTAGCTACTTTAGGAAATGATGCCGGGGTAATTGGAGCTGCATGGTTAGTAAAAAAGAATGTATAA
- a CDS encoding LTA synthase family protein — MKKSSLSKMSIILIATVLLWIKTYIVYKTSFDIKIESWKQEFILFINPLSFLLIVFGIALFIKEKRRNRYILITSFIVSFILFANVMYYREFTDFITIPLLFQANNLADLGNSIFELLHVTDIFMFVDVLILYFIMRKNNIRTSLTTFTNRERRAYFLMVAAVVFFNLGLAETERPQLLTRTFDREMLVKNIGSYNYHIYDLVLTSKTKAQRAFADSSEFVEIENYLNANYTEPNEDFFGIAKDRNVIMVSMESLQSFVINETINGEEITPFLNDLIEESYYFDNFYHQTGQGKTSDGEFLVENSLYPLGRGAVFFTNAENEFRATPEILKEEEDYYSAVFHANNKSFWNRDVIYPNLGYDRYFSLVDYDVNEENSIGWGLKDIEFFDQSVEKLKTLPQPFYTKFITLTNHFPFELDEEDKMVDEFTSNSRTLNRYFPTVRYMDESLKSFVEQLKQEGLYENSILVFYGDHYGISENHNKAMGEFLEKDITPLDVVQLQKVPFIIHIPGVTDKNPEMISKVTGQLDVKPTLLHLLGVDTKDDVHFGSDIFSEDKLDFIVLRDGSFITEDYIYTKSTCYDKETGEETDGSKCEPYEEKAKQELEYSDNIVYGDLLRFYDGTSYNENLTEEK; from the coding sequence ATGAAAAAATCATCATTGTCAAAAATGTCTATAATTCTTATAGCAACAGTTTTATTATGGATTAAGACATATATTGTCTATAAAACTAGTTTTGATATTAAAATTGAATCTTGGAAGCAAGAATTTATTCTTTTTATAAACCCATTAAGCTTTTTACTCATTGTATTTGGTATAGCACTGTTTATTAAAGAAAAAAGACGTAATCGATATATTCTTATTACGAGTTTTATTGTTTCTTTTATCCTGTTCGCAAATGTAATGTATTATCGAGAGTTTACAGATTTTATTACGATACCTTTACTCTTTCAAGCTAATAATCTAGCAGATTTAGGTAATAGTATCTTTGAGTTATTACATGTGACTGACATTTTTATGTTTGTAGATGTGCTCATCTTATATTTCATTATGCGTAAAAACAATATACGTACATCACTAACAACTTTTACAAACAGAGAACGTAGGGCATATTTTTTAATGGTCGCAGCAGTTGTATTTTTTAACTTAGGTCTTGCAGAAACAGAACGTCCTCAGTTGTTAACACGTACATTTGATCGTGAAATGCTTGTGAAAAATATCGGGTCGTACAATTATCACATATATGATCTTGTGTTAACGTCAAAAACAAAAGCACAAAGAGCATTTGCAGACAGCAGTGAATTTGTTGAAATTGAGAACTATTTAAATGCAAATTACACAGAGCCAAATGAAGACTTTTTTGGCATAGCAAAGGATCGCAATGTCATTATGGTTTCAATGGAATCTTTGCAAAGCTTTGTGATTAACGAAACAATTAATGGCGAGGAAATTACACCATTTTTAAATGATTTAATTGAAGAAAGCTATTACTTTGATAATTTTTACCATCAGACAGGTCAAGGGAAAACATCTGATGGAGAATTTTTAGTTGAAAACTCGTTATATCCTTTAGGTAGAGGAGCTGTTTTCTTCACGAATGCTGAAAACGAGTTCCGTGCAACACCAGAGATTTTAAAAGAAGAAGAAGATTATTATTCCGCAGTTTTTCATGCAAATAATAAAAGCTTTTGGAATCGTGATGTTATTTATCCTAACCTTGGATATGACCGTTACTTTTCATTAGTAGATTACGATGTGAACGAAGAAAATTCAATTGGTTGGGGATTGAAAGATATTGAGTTTTTTGATCAATCTGTTGAGAAGCTTAAAACATTACCTCAACCGTTTTATACAAAATTTATTACGTTAACAAATCATTTCCCATTTGAGCTAGATGAAGAAGATAAAATGGTAGATGAATTTACGTCAAACAGTCGTACACTTAATCGTTATTTCCCAACGGTAAGATATATGGATGAATCATTGAAAAGCTTTGTTGAACAATTAAAGCAAGAAGGTTTATATGAAAATTCTATTCTCGTGTTTTATGGTGATCATTATGGTATTTCAGAAAACCATAATAAAGCAATGGGTGAGTTTTTAGAGAAGGACATCACACCGTTAGATGTCGTACAATTACAAAAGGTTCCATTCATTATTCATATACCGGGTGTGACTGATAAAAATCCAGAAATGATTTCTAAAGTAACAGGTCAACTTGACGTGAAGCCAACACTTCTGCATTTATTAGGTGTCGATACGAAGGATGATGTGCACTTCGGATCTGATATTTTCTCAGAAGATAAACTAGATTTTATTGTGCTTAGAGATGGAAGCTTTATTACTGAAGATTATATATATACAAAATCTACATGCTATGATAAAGAGACAGGCG